The Halococcus hamelinensis 100A6 genome window below encodes:
- a CDS encoding DUF7533 family protein, which yields MSARSSQPVGILNTLGLVATLALALPVALLGVNLLVTGRTTMGAALCIVAGLMILLKQYVTTPDDVPTAAAEKAVGAVAKDEENE from the coding sequence GTGAGCGCGCGTTCCAGTCAGCCCGTGGGCATCCTCAACACGCTCGGGCTCGTGGCGACGCTGGCGCTCGCGCTCCCGGTGGCGCTGCTCGGGGTCAACCTCCTCGTCACGGGGCGCACCACGATGGGTGCGGCGCTCTGTATCGTCGCCGGGCTGATGATCCTGCTCAAGCAGTACGTCACGACCCCCGACGACGTGCCGACGGCGGCGGCCGAGAAGGCGGTCGGGGCGGTGGCGAAGGACGAGGAGAACGAGTAA
- a CDS encoding HVO_0416 family zinc finger protein, which produces MATTPNEPDIDEFLAGRGHETESPGWEESYNKKQCPDCGGLHAADATVCSVCGWSPRP; this is translated from the coding sequence ATGGCAACCACACCGAACGAACCCGACATCGACGAGTTCCTCGCCGGACGCGGTCACGAGACGGAGTCGCCGGGGTGGGAGGAGAGTTACAACAAGAAGCAGTGTCCCGACTGCGGCGGGCTCCACGCCGCCGACGCAACCGTCTGTTCGGTGTGTGGCTGGTCGCCGCGACCGTAG
- a CDS encoding carboxypeptidase M32 yields MAADPTDDAYDDLTRRYERISNIEGAAGILSWDQEVMMPEGGTPARSGQLSALSAVSHDLLTDEGMGEALDALESSDLDDREAAVVREVRRQYERSTRVPTDLVEEISRTTSEALPVWKEARAEDDFSKFAPVVEDLVDLKREYAEHIDPDRPAYEVLFEDYEPYLGLDTTERILERLREELVPLIDEVRESDVDLATPFSGTFDTDTQEALSRDALDTLGYDWDRGRLDVAPHPFSMGTTFDARVMTRYDEADMLGALTSTVHEFGHATYTLGLPDEEYGTPLGENRNLSVHESQSRLWENHVARSQPFWELFLPQVKERFSGLDDATPRDAYEAANTVHEDNLIRVEADELTYHMHIVLRFEIERELIEGDLDVAEVPQVWNDKMEEYLGVRPETDAEGCLQDIHWSHGTFGYFPTYSLGSVLAAQLYASADDEIDGLEGEIGSGNFDPLHDWLTENVHRHGKRYTTPDLIEEATGEPFAADDFLDYVTAKYGALYDL; encoded by the coding sequence ATGGCAGCCGACCCCACGGACGACGCCTACGACGACCTCACACGACGCTACGAACGCATCTCGAACATCGAGGGCGCGGCGGGCATCCTGAGCTGGGACCAGGAGGTGATGATGCCGGAGGGCGGCACGCCGGCCCGCTCCGGCCAGCTCTCGGCGCTCTCTGCCGTGAGCCACGACCTCCTCACCGACGAGGGGATGGGCGAGGCGCTCGACGCGCTCGAAAGCAGTGACCTCGACGACCGCGAGGCGGCGGTCGTCCGCGAGGTCCGCCGACAGTACGAGCGCTCGACGCGCGTCCCCACCGACCTCGTCGAGGAGATCTCGCGAACGACCAGCGAGGCGCTCCCGGTCTGGAAGGAAGCGAGGGCGGAAGACGACTTCTCGAAGTTCGCGCCCGTCGTCGAGGACCTCGTCGACCTCAAGCGCGAGTACGCCGAACACATCGACCCGGATAGACCTGCCTACGAGGTGCTCTTCGAGGATTACGAACCCTACCTCGGGCTCGACACCACCGAGCGAATTCTCGAACGCCTCCGCGAGGAGCTCGTCCCGCTCATCGACGAGGTGCGTGAGAGCGACGTCGACCTCGCCACGCCCTTCTCCGGCACCTTCGACACCGACACCCAGGAAGCGCTCTCGCGCGACGCGCTCGACACTCTCGGCTACGACTGGGATCGCGGCCGGCTCGACGTCGCGCCACACCCCTTCTCGATGGGGACCACCTTCGACGCGCGGGTCATGACGCGCTACGACGAGGCGGACATGCTCGGCGCGCTCACCAGCACCGTCCACGAGTTCGGCCACGCGACCTACACCCTCGGCCTCCCGGACGAGGAGTACGGCACGCCGCTCGGCGAGAATCGAAACCTCTCGGTCCACGAATCCCAGTCGAGACTCTGGGAGAACCACGTCGCTCGCTCGCAGCCGTTCTGGGAGCTCTTCCTGCCCCAGGTCAAAGAGCGCTTTTCGGGCCTCGACGACGCGACCCCGCGGGACGCCTACGAGGCCGCGAACACCGTCCACGAGGACAATCTCATTCGCGTCGAGGCGGACGAGCTCACCTACCACATGCACATCGTGCTCCGCTTCGAGATCGAGCGCGAACTCATCGAGGGCGACCTCGACGTCGCGGAAGTACCGCAGGTCTGGAACGACAAGATGGAGGAGTACCTCGGCGTGCGACCCGAAACGGACGCCGAGGGCTGTCTGCAGGACATCCACTGGTCGCACGGCACGTTCGGCTACTTCCCGACCTACTCCCTGGGAAGCGTGCTCGCCGCCCAGCTCTACGCCAGCGCCGACGACGAGATCGACGGCCTCGAGGGCGAGATCGGGTCCGGGAACTTCGACCCGCTCCACGACTGGCTCACCGAGAACGTCCACCGTCACGGCAAGCGCTACACCACCCCCGACCTGATCGAGGAGGCCACCGGGGAACCGTTCGCCGCCGACGACTTCCTCGACTACGTCACCGCGAAGTACGGCGCGCTCTACGACCTCTGA